From Gopherus flavomarginatus isolate rGopFla2 chromosome 16, rGopFla2.mat.asm, whole genome shotgun sequence, a single genomic window includes:
- the LOC127035705 gene encoding homeobox protein Hox-A1-like, whose protein sequence is MNSQPELGWGGESRAGYAGTCPGEQRLQHSQQRPRNISCAGEDRCVPGRELPIAGPHPPHTPSPAGQPRPFPAPSCYPAAGPRPLYAPSQPPGASFSPGYNSSCCSPYLRSSPDPDFPGGGLPPSSSAYPACLIGPRSGGRGVDRYHACSQDPPSCNSLVVPEDRGNLSQDVYGDTKTFEWMRVKRNLPRTVKSGDCGFAGETHAVSPRTNFSTKQLTELEKEFHFNKYLTRARRVEIACALQLNETQVKIWFQNRRMKQKKRERASFPEGSAGCNGPESSSDKSDITSPATSPSRSNEATTPPI, encoded by the exons ATGAACTCTcagccagagctgggctgggggggagagagcagggctggctaTGCAGGGACCTGCCCGGGGGAGCAGAGACTCCAGCATTCGCAGCAGAGGCCGCGCAACATCAGCTGCGCTGGGGAAGATCGCTGCGTGCCGGGAAGGGAGCTCCCAATTGCAGGGCCCCACCCGCCGCATACCCCCTCCCCGGCCGGCCAGCCCCGTCCTTTCCCCGCTCCCTCTTGTTATCCCGCGGCTGGGCCCAGGCCCCTTtacgcccccagccaacctccaGGCGCCTCTTTCTCCCCAGGTTATAACTCATCCTGCTGCAGTCCCTACCTCCGCAGCTCTCCTGACCCCGACTTTCCCGGGGGgggcctgcccccctcctcctccgcctACCCAGCTTGCCTTATTGGACCCCGCTCCGGGGGTCGGGGAGTGGATCGGTACCATGCCTGTAGCCAGGACCCCCCCAGCTGTAACTCTCTGGTGGTGCCAGAAGATAGAGGGAACCTCTCTCAGGATGTTTACGGTGACACGAAAACTTTTGAGTGGATGAGAGTCAAAAGGAACCTTCCCAGAACAG TGAAATCAGGAGACTGTGGCTTTGCTGGGGAGACACACGCAGTCTCCCCCAGGACAAACTTCAGCACCAAGCAGCTGACCGAACTGGAGAAAGAATTCCACTTCAACAAGTACCTGACCCGGGCCAGGCGGGTTGAGATCGCCTGTGCCTTGCAGCTCAACGAAACCCAGGTGAAGATCTGGTTCCAGAACCGCAGGATGAAGCAGAAGAAGAGGGAGAGGGCGAGTTTCCCTGAGGGATCAGCTGGCTGCAATGGACCGGAGTCCTCCTCTGACAAATCAGACATCACCTCCCCGGCTACCTCTCCTAGCAGAAGCAACGAGGCTACCACGCCTCCAATCTGA